CCATCTTCATCGACTCGAGAATCAGGATCACGTCCTCGGGCGCGAGCAAGTCGCCGACCTTCTTCTCGACCTTCCACACATTCCCGGTCACCTGCGCTTCCACCTGCGTCGGCATCTCGCCCTCATCTCGTTGATTCGCGGCGCACGTTAACCACGCCGCAAGCGAAGCGCGCAGCGAGGCGAAGCCGAGCGAAGCACAACAAGTAGTCGACGCGCTCGATTGCCTCCTTATCTTCCGCCGACTTTTCGCCGGGAGCTGCGACTTCATGCTCGAAACGCTGACGCAAGGCTTCAAGAGCGCGCGCGAGCGCCTGGCCGGCGTGCGCGAGCTGTCGGACGCGAACGTCGACGAAGCGCTGCAAGCGGTGCGCGCGTCGCTGCTCGAGGCCGACGTCGACTTCGCAGTCGTGAAGGACTTCCTGGCGCGCGTGAAGACGCGCTGTGTCGGTGAGAAGGTCGAGACGCGGGTGAAGACCGCGGACGGGCGCGTGCTGAACGTGACGCCGGGACAGCACTTCATCGCCGCGTGCGAGCAAGAGCTCGTCGCACTGATGGGCCCGGTGGACCCGACCCTGGCGCGCGATGCGAGCGGCACGACTTCGATCCTGCTGCTCGGTCTGCAGGGCGTGGGCAAGACCACGGTCGCG
This window of the Deltaproteobacteria bacterium genome carries:
- a CDS encoding biotin/lipoyl-binding protein, whose amino-acid sequence is MPTQVEAQVTGNVWKVEKKVGDLLAPEDVILILESMKMEIPVEAPCSGRLVELRVREGQNVEEGAVLAVIE